A genomic stretch from Litorilinea aerophila includes:
- a CDS encoding M28 family peptidase, translating into MEDEPEPGMNPFRSIRFYSIELTLLGILGLAIAFFVYLGYGLLQPTVGVEEFSGARALDYAVRQLEFGERSVGTAGNNRTGDWLVEELRNMGWDVIIQPYTIADTVAARNIVAVRDSAGARRPVALLVTHYDSRLFADQDPNPANHIQPTPGANSGASGPAVLLELARTLDLTAVEHTVCLAFVDADDNGGLPGWQGAIGSAYLLQRLETDLARCRDPRFAVYLDRVGGVESRFIPESNSSEELRQAIWRTADELGYGRWFPPNANWTTTAAHLLFLEQEIPAALIAARDYPYLYTMQDTVDKLSPDTLERVGRTLKAWLEAGAPF; encoded by the coding sequence ATGGAGGACGAACCAGAGCCTGGCATGAATCCTTTCCGCTCCATCCGGTTTTACAGCATCGAACTGACACTCCTGGGCATCCTGGGCCTGGCCATCGCCTTCTTCGTCTACCTGGGCTACGGCCTGCTCCAGCCCACCGTGGGCGTCGAAGAATTCTCCGGCGCCCGGGCCCTGGATTACGCGGTTCGCCAGCTGGAGTTCGGCGAGCGCAGCGTGGGGACGGCCGGCAACAACCGGACCGGCGATTGGCTGGTGGAGGAGTTGCGCAACATGGGCTGGGACGTCATCATCCAGCCCTACACCATCGCCGACACGGTGGCCGCACGGAACATTGTCGCCGTGCGGGATAGCGCCGGGGCGCGGCGTCCGGTGGCGCTCCTGGTCACCCACTACGACAGCCGCCTCTTCGCCGACCAGGATCCAAACCCGGCGAACCACATTCAGCCCACACCCGGCGCCAACAGCGGCGCATCGGGGCCGGCCGTCCTGCTGGAACTGGCCCGCACCCTGGACCTGACGGCGGTGGAACACACGGTCTGCCTGGCCTTTGTGGATGCTGACGACAACGGCGGTCTGCCCGGCTGGCAGGGCGCCATTGGCAGCGCCTACCTCCTGCAGCGCCTGGAGACGGACCTGGCCCGCTGCCGGGATCCCCGTTTCGCCGTCTATCTGGATCGGGTAGGCGGCGTGGAAAGCCGCTTCATCCCCGAGAGCAACAGCAGCGAAGAGCTCCGCCAGGCCATCTGGCGCACGGCAGACGAACTGGGCTACGGCCGCTGGTTCCCCCCCAATGCCAACTGGACGACCACGGCTGCCCACCTCCTGTTCCTGGAACAAGAGATCCCCGCCGCGCTCATCGCCGCCCGGGACTACCCCTACCTCTACACCATGCAGGACACGGTGGACAAGCTGAGCCCGGACACCCTGGAGCGGGTCGGCCGCACCCTCAAGGCCTGGCTGGAGGCAGGGGCGCCCTTTTAA
- the der gene encoding ribosome biogenesis GTPase Der has product MTPRKPVVALVGRPNVGKSTLFNRLIGRRTAIVEDVPGTTRDRIYGESDWNGVAFVVIDTGGLEAPTGLAGEPSSPANLALATDSALFVEHIQNQARLAMEEADAIILVVDGKEGLTAADLDVAEVLRTTQKPVFVAVNKAESEQRRLDAVEFWNLGLGEPIPISAYHGHGVGDLLDAVVAALPPHPTDDEEEDEAVSIAIVGRPNVGKSSLLNALLGTERAIVSEVPGTTRDPIDTHVVYNRQKIVLIDTAGIRRRGKVEPGIEKYSVLRSMRSIDRADVALLLIDATEGVTAQDAHVAGYVLEKYKGVVVVVNKWDALEKDAYTMHNFTEMVRQELQFLSYVPVIYISARTGQRIHTVLPTALEVAEARRHRLSTSELNELLRAAYDATSPPGKGGRVLRIYYGTQVSIEPPTFVIFVNDPELVHFSYERYLENQIRAYYPFTGTPIRLIFRQRTSNRK; this is encoded by the coding sequence ATGACTCCTCGTAAACCGGTGGTCGCCCTGGTTGGGCGCCCCAATGTGGGAAAATCAACCCTGTTTAACCGGCTGATCGGCCGGCGTACGGCCATTGTGGAAGACGTGCCCGGCACCACCCGAGACCGCATCTACGGGGAGAGCGACTGGAACGGCGTTGCCTTCGTGGTCATCGACACCGGCGGGCTGGAAGCCCCCACGGGCCTGGCCGGCGAACCTTCATCCCCGGCCAACCTGGCCCTGGCCACCGACTCGGCCCTGTTCGTGGAGCACATCCAGAACCAGGCCCGGCTGGCCATGGAAGAGGCCGACGCCATCATCCTGGTGGTGGACGGCAAGGAAGGGCTCACCGCGGCGGATCTGGACGTGGCTGAAGTGCTGCGCACCACCCAGAAGCCGGTCTTCGTGGCCGTCAACAAAGCCGAGAGTGAACAGCGGCGCCTGGACGCGGTGGAGTTCTGGAACCTGGGGTTGGGCGAGCCCATCCCCATCAGCGCCTACCACGGCCACGGCGTCGGCGACCTGCTGGACGCGGTGGTGGCCGCCCTCCCGCCCCACCCCACAGACGACGAAGAAGAGGACGAGGCGGTCTCCATCGCCATTGTGGGCCGGCCGAATGTGGGCAAGAGCAGCCTGCTCAACGCCCTCCTGGGCACCGAGCGGGCCATCGTGTCCGAGGTGCCCGGCACCACCCGCGACCCCATCGACACCCACGTGGTCTACAACCGCCAGAAGATCGTCCTCATCGACACGGCCGGCATCCGACGGCGGGGCAAGGTGGAGCCCGGCATCGAAAAGTACTCCGTCCTGCGCAGCATGCGCAGCATCGACCGGGCCGACGTGGCCCTGCTGCTCATCGACGCCACCGAGGGGGTGACCGCCCAGGATGCCCACGTGGCCGGCTACGTGCTGGAAAAGTACAAAGGGGTGGTGGTGGTGGTCAACAAGTGGGACGCCCTGGAAAAGGACGCCTACACCATGCACAACTTCACCGAGATGGTGCGCCAGGAACTTCAGTTCCTGAGCTATGTGCCGGTGATCTACATCAGCGCCCGCACCGGCCAGCGCATCCACACGGTGCTGCCCACCGCGCTGGAGGTGGCCGAAGCCCGACGCCACCGGCTCTCCACCAGCGAGCTCAACGAGCTGCTCCGGGCCGCCTACGACGCCACCTCGCCGCCCGGCAAGGGTGGCCGGGTGCTGCGCATCTACTACGGCACCCAGGTGAGCATTGAGCCGCCCACGTTCGTGATTTTTGTCAACGACCCAGAGCTGGTTCACTTCAGCTACGAGCGATACCTGGAAAACCAGATCCGGGCTTACTATCCCTTTACCGGGACGCCCATTCGGCTGATCTTCCGGCAACGCACCAGCAACCGGAAGTGA
- the argF gene encoding ornithine carbamoyltransferase gives MAIPALQHFLDIQSLTDEQFWGLLRLARELKDERIRLGQNAPILAGKSLAMVFQKPSLRTRVSFEMGMQHLGGHAFYISPQEVGLGTRESVPDVARVLSGYADGIMARVFDHEHILQLAEWGSVPVINGLSDFSHPCQALADLFTIWEELGQLAGLTLVYVGDGSNNVATSLVMAAAKVGLTMRVVAPPGYQPDPAVLAHSGTDVTVTDDLDGVVGADILYTDVWTSMGQESEREERLRIFPPYQVNGALVDRTRNPDVKVMHCLPAHRGEEITDDVADGPHSLLFPQAHNRLHAQKAILAHLLGGIPLK, from the coding sequence ATGGCGATACCCGCATTGCAACACTTTTTGGACATCCAATCCCTGACCGACGAACAGTTCTGGGGCCTGTTGCGCCTGGCCCGGGAACTGAAGGATGAGCGCATCCGCCTGGGGCAGAACGCCCCCATCCTGGCCGGCAAATCCCTGGCCATGGTCTTCCAGAAACCCAGCCTGCGCACCCGGGTGAGCTTCGAAATGGGCATGCAACACCTGGGCGGCCACGCGTTTTACATCAGCCCCCAGGAGGTTGGCCTGGGCACCCGGGAGAGCGTGCCCGATGTCGCCCGGGTCCTCAGCGGCTACGCGGACGGCATCATGGCCCGGGTCTTCGACCACGAGCATATCCTGCAGCTGGCCGAGTGGGGCAGCGTACCGGTCATCAACGGCCTGAGCGACTTCAGCCACCCTTGCCAGGCCCTGGCCGACCTCTTCACCATTTGGGAGGAGCTGGGCCAGTTGGCCGGCCTGACCCTGGTCTACGTGGGGGATGGCAGCAATAACGTGGCCACCAGCCTGGTCATGGCGGCGGCCAAGGTGGGCCTCACCATGCGGGTGGTCGCGCCCCCCGGCTACCAGCCTGACCCGGCCGTCCTGGCCCACAGCGGGACGGATGTGACGGTCACCGACGATCTGGATGGTGTGGTGGGCGCCGACATCCTGTACACCGATGTCTGGACCAGCATGGGCCAGGAGTCCGAGCGGGAAGAGCGCCTGCGCATCTTCCCCCCCTACCAGGTCAACGGGGCGCTGGTGGATCGCACCCGCAACCCCGACGTGAAGGTGATGCACTGCCTGCCGGCCCACCGGGGCGAGGAGATCACCGACGACGTGGCCGACGGCCCCCACAGCCTGCTCTTCCCCCAGGCCCACAACCGGCTCCATGCCCAAAAGGCCATCCTGGCCCATCTCTTAGGAGGCATTCCCCTGAAGTAG
- the lgt gene encoding prolipoprotein diacylglyceryl transferase, with the protein MNPVIFQFGPFALHWYGVFIVGGAVIAAWVSSRYAAKAGENPDHIWNLLAWSLIVGIIGARLYHVFSSPADGLGWAYYREHPLDIINFWNGGFRGLGIYGGLAGGTLAVAVYCWYHKLNPLRWLDFIAPNVLLAQAIGRMGNFVNQELYGPPTNVPWAFHINPKYPCQLPPNLPPDVQFCGAPDLTQRTLEWYASNGFHPTFFYEAGWNLLMFGVLTFIIRRYGHRLRTGDGLLLYLIAYPLGRFWVEMFRPDAWVIGNLATAQWIAIASVLGSAFILYLRHRNWSWQEHPEESLAAMSAAGQVATSSS; encoded by the coding sequence ATGAATCCGGTCATCTTCCAATTTGGCCCTTTCGCCCTGCACTGGTACGGGGTGTTCATCGTCGGCGGCGCGGTGATCGCCGCCTGGGTCTCCAGCCGCTACGCGGCCAAAGCCGGCGAGAATCCAGATCACATCTGGAACCTGCTGGCCTGGTCCCTGATCGTGGGCATCATCGGCGCCCGCCTGTACCACGTCTTTAGCTCGCCGGCGGACGGGCTGGGCTGGGCCTACTATCGGGAACATCCGCTGGACATCATCAACTTTTGGAACGGCGGCTTCCGGGGGCTGGGTATCTACGGGGGGCTGGCCGGCGGTACCCTGGCCGTGGCCGTCTATTGCTGGTACCACAAGTTGAACCCCCTGCGCTGGCTGGACTTTATCGCCCCCAACGTCCTGCTGGCCCAGGCCATCGGCCGGATGGGCAATTTCGTCAACCAGGAGCTCTACGGCCCGCCCACCAACGTGCCCTGGGCCTTTCACATCAACCCCAAGTACCCCTGCCAGCTCCCGCCCAATCTGCCGCCCGACGTGCAATTCTGCGGTGCTCCGGACCTGACGCAGCGCACCCTGGAGTGGTACGCCAGCAACGGCTTCCACCCCACCTTTTTCTATGAGGCGGGCTGGAACCTGCTGATGTTCGGCGTGCTGACCTTCATCATCCGGCGCTACGGCCACCGGCTGCGCACCGGCGACGGCCTGCTCCTCTACCTCATCGCCTACCCCCTGGGGCGCTTCTGGGTGGAGATGTTCCGACCCGATGCCTGGGTCATTGGCAACCTGGCCACCGCCCAATGGATCGCCATCGCCTCCGTGCTGGGCAGCGCCTTCATCCTCTACCTGCGCCACCGCAACTGGTCCTGGCAGGAGCACCCCGAGGAATCCCTGGCCGCCATGAGCGCTGCGGGTCAGGTGGCGACCAGCAGCTCCTGA
- a CDS encoding fumarylacetoacetate hydrolase family protein, with amino-acid sequence MRIVRFIEMLEGQPGSLAQWGLLEDQIVYPLAQAPYLDPLGDGVYAPRVVGPPRPLAHVRLLAPAQPSKLVCVGRNYAEHAAELGNEVPPEPLIFLKPPSSVIGPDQPVVYPSISSRVDHEAELAVVIGRRCRNLREEDAAQVIFGYTLANDVTARDLQRQDGQWTRGKGFDTFGPVGPWVDTAFDPRGRTVRCLVNGQVRQEGNTDLMIYPIARVLAFVTRFMTLEPGDLLLTGTPAGVGPVQPGDVMTVEIPGLGQLSNPVVAEDADPTQAQE; translated from the coding sequence ATGCGCATCGTTCGTTTCATCGAAATGTTGGAAGGGCAGCCCGGCTCGCTGGCCCAGTGGGGGCTGCTGGAGGATCAGATTGTCTACCCGTTGGCCCAGGCCCCCTACCTGGATCCCCTGGGCGACGGGGTCTACGCGCCCCGGGTCGTGGGTCCGCCCAGGCCGCTGGCCCACGTCCGGCTGCTGGCGCCGGCCCAGCCCAGCAAGCTGGTCTGCGTGGGCCGCAACTACGCGGAACATGCAGCGGAACTGGGCAATGAAGTGCCGCCGGAGCCGCTCATCTTCCTGAAGCCCCCGTCTTCGGTCATCGGCCCGGATCAGCCGGTGGTCTACCCGTCCATCAGCAGTCGGGTGGACCACGAGGCCGAGCTGGCAGTGGTAATCGGCCGGCGCTGCCGCAACCTGCGGGAGGAGGACGCGGCCCAGGTCATCTTCGGCTACACCCTGGCCAACGACGTCACCGCCCGGGATCTACAGCGGCAGGACGGCCAGTGGACCCGGGGCAAGGGCTTCGATACCTTTGGGCCGGTGGGGCCCTGGGTGGACACTGCCTTTGACCCCCGTGGCCGCACGGTGCGCTGCCTGGTCAACGGCCAGGTGCGCCAGGAAGGCAACACCGACCTGATGATCTACCCCATTGCCCGGGTGTTGGCCTTTGTCACCCGCTTCATGACCCTGGAGCCGGGCGACCTGCTCCTGACCGGCACGCCGGCGGGCGTGGGCCCGGTCCAGCCGGGAGATGTGATGACGGTCGAAATTCCCGGCCTGGGTCAACTTTCCAATCCAGTCGTGGCCGAAGATGCCGACCCGACTCAAGCGCAGGAGTGA
- a CDS encoding CdaR family protein, with protein MDILTNRTLRTKWRGLAEQLGTLALSIILGFVVWLIAVNQENPIIQAEFPERIPVTVRGLSGDLQPVQDLSKEAVRVVIQAPRSSWDNLEASDFSAYIDLSGLEAGVHDVEVHVVVVDPKVKVVSIQRPELRVQLDPVVEKKVPVKVEVMDTTAFGYDWQPPIVEPISVTVRGPATLVDQVISARAEVYLRNAKSQVERQQTVTPQDAQNQPVPRVEVEPSQVHIVVPVEQWPGRKEVAVRVNLQGQPAAGYRLSNVRVNPSTVVLVGSTEVLAQVPGFVETEPMTLTNATSEIQRRVQLLVPEGVTVLEGNAVDVTVSITPIEGGTTVRQEPVIQGLAPGLTATVSLRTVDVILSGPLPLLESLGPDDIFVILDLTGLLPGNHIVVPRVVVPAGIRAEGVLPESVEVIISPQAPATPEATPTGTPVAPSGLIPGRNPAQ; from the coding sequence TTGGACATCTTGACGAACCGCACATTGCGCACCAAATGGCGAGGCCTGGCTGAACAACTGGGAACCCTGGCCCTCTCGATTATCCTGGGCTTCGTGGTCTGGCTGATTGCCGTGAACCAGGAGAACCCCATCATCCAGGCGGAATTTCCCGAGCGAATCCCCGTGACCGTCCGGGGGCTGAGCGGCGATCTCCAGCCGGTCCAGGACCTGAGCAAGGAAGCGGTGCGGGTGGTGATTCAGGCCCCCAGAAGCTCCTGGGACAACCTGGAGGCCAGCGACTTTTCCGCCTACATCGACCTTTCTGGGCTGGAGGCGGGCGTCCACGACGTGGAGGTCCATGTGGTGGTGGTGGATCCCAAGGTCAAGGTGGTGAGCATCCAGCGGCCAGAGCTGCGGGTGCAACTGGATCCGGTGGTGGAGAAAAAGGTGCCGGTGAAGGTGGAGGTGATGGACACCACGGCCTTTGGCTATGATTGGCAGCCGCCTATCGTGGAGCCCATCTCGGTGACCGTCCGCGGGCCTGCCACCCTGGTGGACCAGGTGATCTCAGCCCGGGCCGAGGTCTACCTGCGCAACGCCAAGAGCCAGGTGGAGCGGCAACAGACGGTGACGCCCCAGGACGCCCAAAACCAGCCGGTGCCCCGCGTTGAGGTGGAACCGTCCCAGGTCCACATCGTGGTGCCGGTGGAACAATGGCCCGGCCGCAAGGAGGTCGCAGTACGGGTCAACCTGCAGGGACAACCAGCCGCCGGCTACCGCCTGAGCAACGTGCGGGTCAACCCCTCCACCGTGGTCCTGGTGGGGAGCACCGAAGTGCTGGCCCAGGTGCCGGGCTTTGTGGAGACCGAGCCCATGACCCTGACCAATGCCACCAGCGAGATTCAACGGCGGGTGCAGCTGCTGGTGCCGGAGGGGGTGACGGTGCTGGAAGGGAACGCCGTGGACGTCACCGTCAGCATCACACCCATCGAAGGGGGGACCACCGTGCGCCAGGAGCCGGTGATCCAGGGGCTGGCGCCGGGATTGACGGCCACCGTCTCCCTGCGCACAGTGGACGTGATCCTGAGCGGTCCCCTGCCCCTGCTGGAATCCCTGGGGCCTGACGATATCTTCGTCATCCTGGACCTGACTGGCCTGCTGCCCGGCAACCACATCGTGGTGCCTCGGGTCGTGGTGCCTGCCGGGATCCGGGCCGAGGGGGTGCTGCCCGAGAGCGTGGAGGTGATCATCAGCCCCCAGGCGCCGGCCACGCCCGAGGCCACACCTACCGGCACACCGGTGGCCCCCTCGGGGCTGATTCCAGGGCGCAATCCGGCCCAGTAG
- the rlmB gene encoding 23S rRNA (guanosine(2251)-2'-O)-methyltransferase RlmB, with the protein MSELIYGRRAVYETLRAHRRHIFRLWVEGEGEPKGGGLEPILEQAAALKVPVRAVKGGVFTRLAQENVNAQGVALEVGDYPYVQVDEILRHARKQEEPPFLLILDHLQDPQNLGTLIRTAEAMGVHGILIPSRRSARVTPAVSNASAGAVEHMRLAQVVNINRLIDELKEANIWVAGLDSDDSTPLLDPATLDGALAVVVGSEGRGLSRLTREKCDFLVRLPMYGQVASLNAAVAGSIVLYLARQARTR; encoded by the coding sequence ATGAGCGAACTGATCTACGGACGGCGGGCTGTCTACGAGACGCTACGCGCCCATCGGCGCCACATCTTCCGCCTCTGGGTGGAGGGGGAAGGCGAGCCCAAAGGCGGCGGCCTGGAACCTATCCTCGAGCAGGCCGCCGCGCTGAAAGTTCCGGTGCGGGCGGTCAAGGGGGGCGTCTTCACCCGGCTGGCCCAGGAGAACGTCAACGCCCAGGGGGTGGCCCTGGAGGTGGGCGACTATCCCTATGTCCAGGTGGACGAGATCCTGCGCCACGCCCGCAAACAGGAGGAGCCCCCCTTCCTCCTGATCCTGGATCACCTGCAGGATCCCCAGAACCTGGGCACCCTCATCCGCACCGCCGAAGCCATGGGCGTCCATGGCATCCTCATTCCCTCCCGGCGGTCAGCCCGGGTGACGCCGGCCGTCAGCAACGCCAGCGCCGGCGCGGTGGAGCACATGCGCCTGGCCCAGGTGGTCAACATCAACCGGCTCATCGACGAGCTCAAAGAGGCGAACATCTGGGTGGCCGGGCTGGACAGCGACGACTCCACACCCCTCCTGGATCCCGCTACCCTGGATGGCGCGCTGGCGGTGGTGGTGGGCAGTGAGGGCCGTGGCTTGAGCCGCCTCACTCGAGAGAAGTGTGATTTTTTGGTCCGGTTGCCCATGTACGGCCAGGTGGCCAGCCTGAACGCAGCCGTCGCCGGCAGCATCGTCCTCTATCTGGCACGCCAGGCCCGTACCCGCTGA
- the cdaA gene encoding diadenylate cyclase CdaA: protein MDTFLLALTRLQDWRNIIDIALVSMIFYVVLLLFRGTQAVQLARGILVIFVITLIVSQTVQLTAFNWLLSKSTSLVLVAIPVIFQPEIRRALERVGRTAPLLVRRGDNAGTQRVINEVIKAVEQMSDHRHGALIVFEGGTGLGEFIDRGVAIDAEVSSELLTTIFYPNTALHDGAVIISGMRIAAASCVLPLTQRELSDSQMGTRHRAAIGVTEQADALTVVVSEETGNISVARNGRILRLDSSRLRTLLSDFYRP from the coding sequence ATGGACACCTTTCTCCTGGCCCTGACCCGTCTACAGGATTGGCGCAACATCATCGACATCGCGCTGGTGTCGATGATCTTCTACGTGGTGCTCTTGCTCTTTCGAGGTACCCAGGCCGTTCAACTGGCCCGGGGCATTCTGGTCATCTTTGTCATCACCCTGATCGTCAGCCAGACGGTCCAGCTGACCGCCTTCAACTGGCTGCTGAGCAAGAGCACATCCCTGGTGCTGGTGGCCATCCCGGTCATCTTCCAGCCCGAGATCCGGCGGGCGCTGGAACGGGTGGGCCGGACGGCGCCCCTCCTGGTGCGCCGGGGGGACAACGCCGGCACCCAGCGGGTGATCAACGAGGTGATCAAAGCCGTGGAACAGATGTCGGACCATCGCCACGGCGCCCTGATCGTCTTCGAAGGGGGGACAGGGCTGGGCGAGTTCATCGACCGGGGCGTGGCCATCGACGCGGAGGTTTCGTCGGAGCTACTCACCACCATCTTCTATCCCAACACCGCCCTCCACGACGGCGCGGTGATCATCTCCGGCATGCGCATCGCGGCGGCCAGCTGCGTCCTCCCACTGACCCAGCGGGAGCTCTCCGACAGCCAGATGGGCACCCGCCATCGGGCGGCCATCGGCGTGACCGAACAGGCCGACGCGCTGACGGTGGTGGTCTCTGAGGAAACCGGCAACATCTCGGTGGCTCGCAACGGGCGGATCCTGCGCCTGGACAGCAGCCGGCTGCGCACCCTGTTAAGCGACTTCTATCGGCCCTAG
- a CDS encoding HD domain-containing protein — protein MNNTTEQSLPSTPPAVPEALSPDGGTPPGTPVITVEEVRRDPEVIAFIQQANESLRILGYTEHGQRHAGLVGHIAENVLERLGYDQRTYQLANIAGYLHDIGNCIHRQNHALSGSLMAWRILARMGVPPHECAIVMNAIGNHEEERGTATTPVSAALIIADKADVHRSRVQNPNMDEFDIHDRVNYATTRSFVRVRPEERVIALELEIDTNYAQVIEYFEIFLDRMTMVRQATEFLDCSFQLIINDTRFS, from the coding sequence ATGAACAACACAACTGAACAGTCCCTACCCTCGACGCCTCCCGCGGTGCCCGAGGCCCTGTCTCCCGATGGGGGCACACCGCCCGGCACCCCCGTGATCACTGTGGAGGAGGTGCGGCGAGATCCAGAAGTGATCGCGTTCATCCAGCAGGCCAACGAATCCCTGCGCATCCTGGGCTACACGGAACACGGCCAGCGTCACGCCGGCCTGGTGGGTCACATCGCCGAGAACGTGCTGGAGCGGCTGGGCTACGACCAGCGCACCTATCAACTGGCCAACATCGCCGGCTATCTCCACGACATCGGCAACTGCATCCACCGCCAGAACCACGCCCTGAGCGGCAGCCTGATGGCCTGGCGCATCCTGGCGCGCATGGGCGTCCCGCCCCACGAATGCGCCATCGTCATGAACGCCATCGGCAATCACGAGGAAGAGCGGGGCACGGCTACCACGCCCGTCTCTGCTGCACTGATCATCGCCGACAAGGCCGACGTCCACCGCAGCCGGGTCCAGAACCCCAACATGGACGAGTTCGACATCCACGACCGGGTCAACTACGCCACCACCCGCAGTTTCGTCCGGGTACGGCCGGAAGAGCGGGTCATTGCCCTGGAACTGGAGATCGACACCAACTACGCCCAGGTCATCGAATACTTCGAAATCTTCCTGGACCGGATGACCATGGTGCGCCAGGCCACCGAATTCCTGGATTGCTCTTTCCAGTTGATCATCAATGACACCCGGTTTTCATAG
- a CDS encoding GNAT family N-acetyltransferase, producing the protein MDIAILDNRDPTWNGEIDRAGAALGAPDNPHLFPYHFLQVVLPRLGGKMVVVKNDGRRVGVGFLFPRGYRQEGGRPRRIYTLRYHAVEPLAPSQRDHLLAHLQAHLHGAEVVYYDPAHASCFSATGEAIGTINVGRPSRDEALGIRQLQQAVWGSPPEFLYPADIHSREFGLGTSLVARVEERLAGFLFGFYKFGGPALPADWHQRFGGDLRLESQTMAVLPEYRGMRIGHLLKRIQAEQAWANGIGIIHWTADPLQFPNAALNFGLLRAVAFDFYPDLYPFRNNLNRVPASRFGLTWLVGTERVRNVPRFGSRALILDLRHHPDVVRVNQGWEEVRLDVDAPLIAVEIPADWTGLQERSLEAARRWRETTDRLLAHYVGRQPGQYVITGVGTDQDRCFLIGEQVSDALWQHLGT; encoded by the coding sequence ATGGATATCGCGATCCTGGATAACCGAGATCCCACCTGGAACGGGGAAATCGACCGGGCCGGTGCAGCCCTGGGCGCGCCGGACAATCCCCACCTGTTCCCCTACCACTTTCTGCAGGTGGTCTTGCCGCGTCTGGGTGGAAAAATGGTGGTCGTCAAAAACGACGGCCGCCGGGTGGGTGTGGGGTTCCTCTTTCCGCGCGGCTATCGCCAGGAGGGTGGCCGCCCGCGGCGGATCTACACCCTGCGCTATCATGCGGTGGAACCACTGGCGCCTTCCCAGCGGGATCATTTGCTGGCCCATCTGCAGGCACACCTGCACGGCGCGGAAGTGGTCTACTACGACCCGGCCCATGCATCCTGTTTTTCTGCCACGGGCGAAGCGATAGGCACCATCAACGTGGGGCGGCCCAGCCGAGACGAGGCCTTGGGCATCCGCCAGCTCCAGCAGGCTGTCTGGGGGAGCCCACCCGAATTCCTCTACCCGGCCGACATCCACAGCCGGGAGTTTGGCCTGGGGACTTCCCTGGTGGCCCGGGTGGAGGAGCGGCTGGCCGGTTTCCTCTTTGGCTTCTACAAATTCGGCGGCCCCGCGCTGCCGGCGGACTGGCACCAGCGCTTCGGCGGGGATCTCCGCCTGGAGTCCCAGACCATGGCCGTGTTGCCCGAGTATCGGGGCATGCGCATCGGCCATCTCCTGAAGCGGATCCAGGCCGAGCAGGCGTGGGCCAACGGTATCGGCATCATCCATTGGACCGCGGACCCGCTCCAGTTTCCCAACGCGGCCCTGAACTTCGGGCTGCTGCGGGCCGTGGCCTTCGACTTCTACCCCGACCTCTACCCCTTTCGCAACAACCTCAACCGGGTGCCGGCGTCTCGCTTTGGGTTGACCTGGCTGGTGGGCACTGAGCGGGTGCGCAACGTGCCCCGTTTCGGCTCCCGCGCCCTGATTTTGGACCTGCGCCACCATCCCGACGTGGTGCGGGTGAATCAGGGCTGGGAGGAGGTGCGCCTGGATGTGGACGCCCCGCTGATCGCCGTGGAGATCCCGGCGGACTGGACCGGGCTGCAGGAACGCTCCCTGGAGGCCGCGCGGCGCTGGCGCGAAACGACCGACCGGCTACTGGCCCACTACGTGGGCCGGCAGCCGGGGCAGTATGTGATCACCGGAGTGGGGACAGACCAGGATCGCTGTTTCCTGATCGGTGAGCAGGTCAGCGATGCCCTGTGGCAACACCTGGGCACGTGA